The following proteins are encoded in a genomic region of bacterium:
- the lpxB gene encoding lipid-A-disaccharide synthase has product MSGGRINRVIFISAGEASGDAHGAGVVAELRERFPEAELFGIGGDRMQAAGLELLEHSRRMSFMGFAEVVRHLPFIWRVRRRVLGEIAKRKPDLVILIDYPGFHFSLLRKLARLPGVQKPKVLYYIAPQVWAWKAGRARELARLADHIAVIFPFEVPIFERLGGKVTFVGHPLLDEAGEPPPRGQFLKGLDLEPDDRVVGLFPGSRKQEIRRHLPLLIETVKLLRHFQPELRFILAESPGVPPRLYERLLRDCSGITRAFAVSHAILAHANASLVKSGSTTIEAAYFGNPFVVFYKTSPATYSIGKQLVKVPFIAMPNLLVGEEAVRELIQHEATPDNLVGAIVPLLNVPSEVEACRARLKKVREAMGEPGAAKRVAEIAAKLIEE; this is encoded by the coding sequence TTGAGTGGAGGGAGAATAAATAGAGTCATCTTCATTTCCGCTGGAGAAGCCTCCGGCGATGCGCATGGCGCGGGTGTGGTGGCCGAACTGCGAGAACGATTTCCCGAGGCGGAGCTGTTCGGCATCGGCGGGGATCGCATGCAGGCGGCCGGGCTCGAACTTCTTGAACATTCGCGGCGGATGTCGTTCATGGGCTTCGCCGAAGTCGTGCGGCATCTGCCGTTCATCTGGCGGGTGCGACGGCGGGTTTTAGGCGAGATCGCAAAGCGCAAACCGGACCTCGTTATCCTTATTGATTATCCGGGGTTCCATTTCTCACTGCTAAGGAAACTGGCCCGCCTTCCGGGAGTTCAAAAACCGAAGGTCCTCTACTACATCGCACCGCAGGTCTGGGCATGGAAGGCTGGCCGGGCTCGGGAGCTGGCGCGCCTCGCCGACCATATCGCCGTCATTTTCCCCTTTGAAGTTCCGATCTTTGAAAGACTTGGCGGGAAAGTAACGTTCGTTGGTCATCCGCTGCTCGACGAAGCGGGAGAACCTCCTCCGCGCGGGCAGTTTCTGAAGGGACTGGACCTCGAACCCGATGACCGCGTGGTCGGGCTGTTTCCGGGATCGCGTAAGCAGGAGATCCGCCGCCATCTGCCGCTGCTGATCGAGACGGTGAAGCTCTTGCGGCACTTTCAGCCGGAATTGCGCTTTATCTTAGCCGAGTCGCCGGGAGTCCCGCCGCGACTCTATGAACGGCTGTTGCGAGACTGCTCCGGAATCACGCGCGCGTTCGCCGTGTCGCATGCGATACTCGCGCACGCCAACGCCTCGCTGGTGAAATCGGGGAGCACGACGATCGAAGCGGCCTACTTCGGCAATCCGTTCGTGGTTTTCTATAAGACTTCGCCCGCGACCTATTCCATCGGCAAGCAACTCGTGAAGGTGCCGTTTATCGCGATGCCAAATCTTCTCGTGGGCGAAGAAGCGGTGCGCGAACTCATTCAGCACGAAGCCACGCCGGACAATCTCGTCGGCGCAATTGTCCCGCTCCTGAACGTTCCGTCGGAAGTGGAAGCCTGCCGCGCGCGTTTGAAAAAAGTCCGTGAAGCGATGGGCGAACCGGGCGCGGCAAAACGAGTGGCGGAGATTGCGGCGAAGCTCATCGAGGAATAG
- a CDS encoding ribonuclease H-like domain-containing protein produces MLENTFCHIPRVSVKTERKLWEAGVRTWGDALLEDAPKVPRVKWETLKPQLEESAAELHMGNARYFANLLPAREQWRLFPHFRHSLAYLDIETTGLGIGSDSISTISVYDGQKIRTYIQGENLHEFELDIAAYDVLVTFNGKTFDLPFLRAALGIEFPQAHVDLRYVLSRLGYTGGLKRCEHLLGISRGELDGVDGFMAVALWKDYARRYNPRALDTLLAYNVEDVINLETLFIIAYNQLLRETPFVETHTLPVPARPVNPYRPDPETVYRLKREVWWRFADEQPA; encoded by the coding sequence GTGCTCGAAAACACGTTCTGTCATATTCCGCGCGTGTCGGTGAAGACCGAGCGCAAGCTGTGGGAGGCAGGCGTGCGGACGTGGGGGGACGCGCTGCTCGAAGATGCGCCGAAGGTTCCGCGCGTAAAGTGGGAAACGCTCAAGCCGCAGCTCGAAGAATCGGCGGCCGAGCTGCACATGGGGAACGCGCGCTACTTCGCAAACTTGCTGCCTGCCCGCGAACAGTGGCGGTTGTTTCCGCATTTCCGACACAGCCTTGCCTATCTCGACATCGAAACCACCGGACTGGGAATCGGCTCGGACAGCATCTCTACGATTTCGGTTTACGACGGCCAGAAGATTCGCACGTATATTCAGGGGGAGAATCTGCATGAGTTTGAACTCGATATCGCCGCTTACGACGTTCTGGTGACGTTTAACGGCAAGACGTTCGATCTGCCGTTTCTGCGAGCGGCGCTGGGAATCGAGTTTCCGCAAGCTCACGTGGATTTGCGATACGTCCTAAGCCGTTTGGGCTACACGGGCGGACTCAAGCGCTGCGAGCATCTCTTAGGAATCAGCCGCGGCGAACTGGACGGCGTGGACGGTTTCATGGCCGTCGCTCTATGGAAAGACTACGCGCGCCGCTACAATCCGCGCGCGCTGGACACGCTGCTTGCCTACAACGTCGAAGATGTCATCAATCTGGAAACGTTGTTTATCATCGCCTACAATCAGCTTCTCCGCGAGACTCCCTTTGTGGAGACGCACACGCTGCCGGTTCCCGCGCGTCCGGTGAATCCCTACCGTCCCGATCCCGAGACGGTCTATCGGTTGAAACGCGAAGTCTGGTGGCGTTTCGCAGACGAGCAGCCCGCGTGA
- a CDS encoding lysophospholipid acyltransferase family protein, with translation MMITWHGRMMVPVMHSRHRNIAAMISQHSDGEIVARLVQRLGYDTVRGSSTRGGTTAARDMLDRVNNGQVAAMICDGPRGPIYTMKPGAAFLAMQAKATVLPTTFAAARAWTLGSWDRFQIPKPFARVHLFFGDSIAPADESVSLKDFTRRLETVLRELTDQADRLAQS, from the coding sequence GTGATGATCACCTGGCACGGCCGCATGATGGTTCCCGTCATGCATTCGCGCCATCGCAACATCGCGGCAATGATCAGCCAGCACAGCGACGGCGAAATCGTAGCGCGGCTCGTGCAGCGGCTGGGTTATGATACCGTACGCGGCAGCTCGACGCGCGGGGGAACCACGGCCGCTCGCGACATGCTCGACCGCGTGAACAACGGTCAGGTGGCGGCGATGATCTGCGACGGCCCGCGCGGGCCGATCTACACGATGAAACCGGGCGCCGCGTTTCTGGCAATGCAGGCGAAAGCGACGGTACTTCCCACGACGTTCGCCGCCGCGCGCGCGTGGACTCTCGGATCGTGGGATCGGTTCCAGATTCCCAAGCCGTTCGCGCGCGTTCATCTTTTCTTCGGCGATTCGATAGCACCCGCCGATGAATCGGTCTCCCTGAAAGACTTCACGCGACGACTGGAAACGGTTCTGCGCGAGCTTACCGATCAGGCCGACCGGCTGGCGCAGAGTTAG